The following are encoded in a window of Manihot esculenta cultivar AM560-2 chromosome 8, M.esculenta_v8, whole genome shotgun sequence genomic DNA:
- the LOC110621420 gene encoding zinc finger CCCH domain-containing protein 14, protein MMNAKKRGRPEVANGGFKKSKQEMDSLSTGVGSKSKPCTKFFSTAGCPFGESCHFLHYVPGGYNAVAQMMNLPPAVTPVSRNMAAPPAIPNGSAPSAVKSRLCNKYNTAEGCKFGDKCHFAHGEWELGKLIAPSHEDPRAIGTVPGRMGGRMEPPPPGPAASFGASATAKISVEASLAGAIIGKGGVHSKQICRQTGAKLSIREHETDPNLRNIEFEGSFEQIKQASSMVSELIASLSSANAPGKTIGAPAGHAHPGSNYKTKMCENFTKGSCTFGQRCHFAHGAAELRKSGM, encoded by the exons ATGATGAATGCAAAAAAGAGAGGGAGGCCTGAAGTTGCTAATGGTGGATTCAAGAAATCTAAGCAAG AAATGGACTCCTTATCAACTGGTGTAGGAAGCAAATCGAAGCCATGCACCAAATTTTTCAG TACTGCTGGATGTCCATTTGGTGAGAGCTGCCATTTTTTGCACTATGTTCCGGGCGGTTACAATGCTGTGGCCCAGATGATGAATCTTCCCCCAGCTGTCACTCCAGTGTCCAGAAACATGGCTGCCCCACCGGCGATTCCTAATGGTTCTGCTCCATCTGCAGTTAAGAGCCGCTTGTGCAACAAATATAATACTGCTGAAGGTTGCAAGTTTGGTGACAAATGCCATTTTGCACATGGCGAGTGGGAACTTGGCAAGCTTATTGCTCCATCACATGAAGATCCTCGAGCAATTGGAACTGTTCCAGGCCGTATGGGTGGTCGGATGGAACCCCCTCCACCTGGTCCTGCTGCTAGCTTTGGTGCCTCGGCCACTGCAAAAATCAGTGTGGAAGCTTCTCTTGCTGGAGCCATCATTGGGAAGGGCGGTGTGCATTCCAAGCAGATCTGCCGCCAAACAGGAGCCAAGTTATCCATCAGGGAACATGAGACAGATCCTAATCTTAGGAACATTGAATTTGAGGGATCATTTGAACAGATTAAGCAAGCTAGCTCCATGGTTTCAGAACTAATTGCCAGCCTTAGTTCTGCAAATGCCCCCGGAAAAACCATTGGAGCGCCTGCAGGCCATGCCCATCCAGGTAGCAACTATAAAACTAAGATGTGTGAAAATTTTACCAAAGGATCTTGCACCTTTGGTCAAAGATGCCATTTTGCTCATGGAGCTGCTGAATTACGCAAGTCAGGGATGTGA
- the LOC110620210 gene encoding rhodanese-like domain-containing protein 9, chloroplastic isoform X1, which yields MAGIASSCLTLSSTSKFRTSWLDFGTHPARNIPGKTNSWRKLGIRAEVSYVNSEEAKKLVETEGYVVVDVRDRTQYERAHIKSCHHVPLFIENKDNDLGTIIKRTVHNNFSGLFFGLPFTKPNPEFVEAVKSQFSPESKLLLVCQEGLRSTAAANKLEQAGFQNIACITSGLQSVKPGTFDSEGSTELQNAGKAGLITIQGKISAVLGTVLICAYLFITFFPDQAEKLFQLAPAS from the exons ATGGCTGGGATTGCTTCCTCTTGCTTAACTCTCTCTTCCACAAG CAAGTTCAGGACATCTTGGTTGGATTTTGGGACTCATCCTGCGAGAAACATCCCAGGGAAAACAAATTCTTGGAGAAAGCTTGGAATTAGAGCTGAAGTGAGCTATGTAAATTCAGAAGAAGCAAAGAAACTTGTAGAAACTGAAGGATATGTTGTAGTGGATGTGAGGGACAGAACTCAATATGAACGAGCTCATATAAAATCATGTCATCATGTCCCTCTTTTTATTGAAAACAAAGACAATGACTTGG GCACCATCATAAAAAGGACAGTGCATAACAATTTCTCGGGTTTGTTCTTTGGATTGCCATTTACCAAGCCAAATCCTGAATTTGTGGAAGCTGTGAAGAGCCAGTTTTCACCTGAAAGTAAACTGTTACTTGTATGCCAAGAAGGGTTAAG GTCTACAGCAGCAGCCAACAAATTAGAGCAAGCTGGTTTCCAAAACATAGCATGCATAACGTCAGGCCTTCAATCCGTGAAACCAG GAACATTTGATTCTGAAGGCTCAACAGAGTTGCAAAACGCTGGCAAAGCTGGTTTGATAACTATTCAAGGGAAGATCTCAGCTGTACTTGGAACTGTGCTTATCT GTGCATATCTATTCATCACTTTCTTCCCTGACCAAGCAGAGAAGCTGTTTCAACTGGCCCCAGCTAGTTAA
- the LOC110620210 gene encoding rhodanese-like domain-containing protein 9, chloroplastic isoform X2, whose translation MAGIASSCLTLSSTRTSWLDFGTHPARNIPGKTNSWRKLGIRAEVSYVNSEEAKKLVETEGYVVVDVRDRTQYERAHIKSCHHVPLFIENKDNDLGTIIKRTVHNNFSGLFFGLPFTKPNPEFVEAVKSQFSPESKLLLVCQEGLRSTAAANKLEQAGFQNIACITSGLQSVKPGTFDSEGSTELQNAGKAGLITIQGKISAVLGTVLICAYLFITFFPDQAEKLFQLAPAS comes from the exons ATGGCTGGGATTGCTTCCTCTTGCTTAACTCTCTCTTCCACAAG GACATCTTGGTTGGATTTTGGGACTCATCCTGCGAGAAACATCCCAGGGAAAACAAATTCTTGGAGAAAGCTTGGAATTAGAGCTGAAGTGAGCTATGTAAATTCAGAAGAAGCAAAGAAACTTGTAGAAACTGAAGGATATGTTGTAGTGGATGTGAGGGACAGAACTCAATATGAACGAGCTCATATAAAATCATGTCATCATGTCCCTCTTTTTATTGAAAACAAAGACAATGACTTGG GCACCATCATAAAAAGGACAGTGCATAACAATTTCTCGGGTTTGTTCTTTGGATTGCCATTTACCAAGCCAAATCCTGAATTTGTGGAAGCTGTGAAGAGCCAGTTTTCACCTGAAAGTAAACTGTTACTTGTATGCCAAGAAGGGTTAAG GTCTACAGCAGCAGCCAACAAATTAGAGCAAGCTGGTTTCCAAAACATAGCATGCATAACGTCAGGCCTTCAATCCGTGAAACCAG GAACATTTGATTCTGAAGGCTCAACAGAGTTGCAAAACGCTGGCAAAGCTGGTTTGATAACTATTCAAGGGAAGATCTCAGCTGTACTTGGAACTGTGCTTATCT GTGCATATCTATTCATCACTTTCTTCCCTGACCAAGCAGAGAAGCTGTTTCAACTGGCCCCAGCTAGTTAA